A stretch of DNA from bacterium:
AAGGCGATGACCCCGGCGCCGACTCCGCCGGCGGCATCGAACTGAAGGCCGGCCCGCGTCCGCACCATGGCATCCACCCGCAACGACGCCCTCGGGCACAGGGAGAGTGAACCGATGAGCCTCTTTGGCCGCAAACCTGATGCGACCCCGTCGCCGTCCGCCGGACCCGGCAAGGGGTCCGACAGCATCCAGCGCCATCACCGTCACCACACCATTCACGTTCCCCATAGCCGTCAGCATGAACACGCCTCCGAGCCGCCGCGCGGCGTCGACTCGAATTTCTGCTACGGCGAGGACCAGGACGCTTGATCGCCGGGGGAGGGACGCCGTGACCGACGTTGCAGCCGACATCGCATTCACCGACACCACCGCCGACACGCCCGGAGCGCGCACGCTGACTTTTCCGCGCGGCCTGCTGGGCTTTGAAGACAACCACAGATTCCGCATCGAACGCGACCCCGCCTGGGAACCGTTCGCGCGGTTGCGCTCGCTGGAGGAGCCGCGGCTGTCGTTTGTAATCGCTCCGCCGCGCGTGTTCGTGCCCGATTACACCGTGCGCATCGACCCCATGGAGATCGCCGAGCTGCGCGCCCGCGACGCGGCCGACACCGAACTGTGGGTCATTCTCACCGTCCCCGAGGACCCGCGCCGCATGTCCGCCAATCTGCAGGGGCCGGTGGTGATCAACCGCCGCAACGGGCTGGGCAAGCAGTTGG
This window harbors:
- the fliW gene encoding flagellar assembly protein FliW → MTDVAADIAFTDTTADTPGARTLTFPRGLLGFEDNHRFRIERDPAWEPFARLRSLEEPRLSFVIAPPRVFVPDYTVRIDPMEIAELRARDAADTELWVILTVPEDPRRMSANLQGPVVINRRNGLGKQLVLTRSQYPTRFMVLGEESVAETEPAISV